In the genome of Actinomadura graeca, one region contains:
- a CDS encoding DUF2630 family protein: protein MDEKEILKRIDAYVGEEQRLRERYQRGDLGRDEEHRRLEDLEVALDQCWDLLRRRRARLEAGEDPDDTGVRPPDEVEGYLQ from the coding sequence ATGGACGAGAAGGAGATCCTCAAGCGCATCGACGCCTACGTCGGCGAGGAGCAGCGCCTGCGCGAGCGCTACCAGCGCGGCGATCTCGGACGGGACGAGGAGCACCGGCGGCTGGAGGACCTTGAGGTGGCGCTGGACCAGTGCTGGGACCTGCTGCGCCGCCGCCGGGCCCGGCTGGAGGCGGGCGAGGACCCGGACGACACCGGTGTCCGACCGCCGGACGAGGTCGAAGGCTACCTGCAGTGA
- a CDS encoding LLM class flavin-dependent oxidoreductase, whose amino-acid sequence MIGAGRRRPLRFGLSLAPESARPLVRIAQDADRYGLDLLGIGDHPYRRGTADTHALMATVLAVTTRIRVLPAVACLPLRPPAALAKAIATLDRSSGGRVLLGLGAGTSWDGIEAYGGTRLGAAEARRALEEAVQVIRLHWSDQQGLRFQGEHYRFAAGRPGPAPETPIPIWLGVTGPRGLDLAGRVADGWIAPSSLVPPKRLAEGQRRLDEAAARAGRDPADIRRVYLLEGALDVRGSRGFLHGPPRQWVYELTELAVGHGIDSFLYAGDPDHLTSFALEVIPAVRELCARQSRPRVTPPNAPATQGTTPAGAPAHPQK is encoded by the coding sequence GTGATCGGGGCGGGCCGGCGGCGTCCGCTGCGCTTCGGCCTCTCCCTCGCACCCGAGTCGGCGAGGCCCCTGGTCCGTATCGCGCAGGACGCGGACCGCTACGGTCTCGACCTCCTCGGCATCGGCGACCACCCGTACCGGCGGGGCACCGCCGACACGCACGCGCTGATGGCGACGGTCCTGGCCGTCACGACACGGATCCGGGTGCTGCCCGCCGTGGCGTGCCTGCCGCTGCGGCCGCCCGCCGCGCTGGCCAAGGCCATCGCCACCCTGGACCGGTCGAGCGGCGGCCGTGTGCTGCTCGGTCTCGGCGCCGGGACGTCCTGGGACGGCATCGAGGCGTACGGGGGCACGCGGCTCGGCGCCGCCGAGGCGCGCCGCGCGCTGGAGGAGGCCGTGCAGGTCATCCGGCTGCACTGGAGCGACCAGCAGGGGCTGCGCTTCCAGGGCGAGCACTACCGGTTCGCCGCCGGACGGCCGGGCCCGGCGCCCGAGACGCCGATCCCCATCTGGCTCGGCGTCACCGGCCCGCGCGGCCTGGACCTCGCCGGCCGTGTCGCCGACGGGTGGATCGCCCCGTCGTCGCTCGTCCCGCCCAAGCGGCTGGCCGAGGGGCAGCGGCGGCTGGACGAGGCCGCCGCCCGCGCGGGCCGCGACCCCGCCGACATCCGGCGCGTCTACCTCCTCGAAGGCGCCCTCGACGTACGCGGTTCCCGCGGCTTCCTCCACGGCCCGCCCCGCCAGTGGGTGTACGAGCTGACGGAGCTGGCCGTCGGGCACGGCATCGACTCGTTCCTGTACGCCGGAGACCCCGACCACCTGACCTCCTTCGCCCTGGAGGTCATCCCGGCGGTTCGGGAACTGTGCGCCCGGCAGTCCAGACCAAGAGTGACCCCGCCCAACGCGCCCGCCACCCAAGGAACCACCCCCGCAGGCGCCCCCGCCCACCCCCAAAAGTAG